One window from the genome of Oryctolagus cuniculus chromosome 1, mOryCun1.1, whole genome shotgun sequence encodes:
- the LOC100344634 gene encoding olfactory receptor 5AS1, which produces MLESNYTMPAEFIFVGFTDHLPVRVTLFLFFLVIYTLTVVGNLGIIILVNNNASLQTPMYYFLGNLSFLDISYSTAIAPKMLVNFLASRKSISSFGCALQMFFFACFADAECLILAAMAYDRYAAICNPLLYSTLMSRRVCISLVMLAYFSGSMTSLVHVSLTFRLPFCGSNVVNHFFCDIPPLLALSCADTHLNELLLFALCGFIQTSTFVVIFISYYCILITVLSIKSSGSRSKTFSTCASHLLAVTLFYGTLLFTYLRPTNSYSLDTDKVVAVFYTVVFPMFNPIIYSFRNKDVKNALKKLLERQFSNG; this is translated from the coding sequence ATGTTGGAGAGTAATTATACCATGCCAGCTGAGTTCATATTTGTTGGATTCACAGATCATTTGCCTGTCAGAGTCACACTattcttgttttttcttgttatatataCACTAACTGTGGTGGGAAATTTGGGCATAATAATCCTAGTTAATAATAATGCAAGCCTCCAAACCCCCATGTATTATTTTCTTGGCAACTTGTCTTTCTTAGACATTAGCTATTCTACAGCAATTGCTCCTAAAATGCTGGTAAATTTTTTAGCTTCCAGGAAGAGCATTTCTTCCTTTGGCTGTGCACTacaaatgtttttctttgcttgttttgcTGATGCTGAATGTCTCATCCTGGCAGCAATGGCATATGACCGCTATGCAGCCATCTGCAACCCACTGCTGTACTCTACACTGATGTCTAGGAGAGTCTGTATCAGCTTGGTTATGTTAGCATATTTCAGTGGAAGCATGACGTCACTGGTACATGTCTCCCTCACATTCAGGCTGCCATTTTGTGGGTCCAATGTTGTCAATCACTTTTTCTGTGATATCCCACCCCTCCTGGCATTATCATGTGCAGACACCCACCTCAATGAGCTTCTGCTCTTTGCCTTGTGTGGTTTCATACAGACAAGCACGTTTGTGGTCATATTTATCTCTTACTACTGCATTCTCATCACAGTTTTGAGCATCAAGTCTTCAGGCAGCAGAAGCAAAaccttctccacctgtgcctcccatCTCTTAGCAGTTACTTTATTCTATGGAACACTTCTGTTTACGTACTTACGTCCCACCAACAGCTATTCCCTAGACACTGACAAAGTGGTTGCAGTGTTCTATACTGTTGTCTTTCCCATGTTCAATCCGATAATCTATAGCTTTAGaaacaaggatgtgaaaaatGCCCTCAAAAAACTATTAGAAAGACAATTTTCAAATGGGTaa